From the genome of Candidatus Electrothrix communis, one region includes:
- a CDS encoding condensation domain-containing protein: MTTLQEFPSQFSDRHNYACSDIWINEIHLILDFDGKLDQERLRTALRLLLDAEPLLGCRFVKHWLKPSWKRLPEDELDSATLLEIVDVNESSKHDESDQFFRNVINLTHGPQIKSLLLCSQHNDQLILKIQHLTCDAGGLKSLVNLLFDIYGKLGEHPAYTPVTNTGSRSLHQVYGRFAYLDLLRIAVRGMKEVLMLSFPAQCITYPANRNQDGKLCYVLKRFSAERVVTIKEYARQHGVTINDLFACALLRAMVKQLGVKNTGWLRLVGTVDLRRYLRGGKTEGLCQMSGAYAITIPVGHCHQDCDTLSIITEKMDDYKQHDIGLGFFLIYWLSTRLYPFFLFNRGGRVFTKMGQWLDNISLGFTNLGVIDIQTHHCPSLHVVSAEMLCPGVVPPNFICALSGFKGMLTLNAGVFDSSIPKEKIEELFTLVEQELPK, from the coding sequence ATGACTACGTTGCAAGAATTCCCGTCTCAATTTTCTGATCGGCACAACTATGCCTGTTCAGATATCTGGATCAACGAGATTCATCTCATTCTTGATTTTGATGGAAAGCTGGATCAGGAACGGTTACGGACAGCATTACGGTTATTATTGGACGCCGAGCCGTTATTAGGCTGCCGGTTCGTCAAGCATTGGCTGAAACCCTCCTGGAAACGGCTGCCGGAAGACGAATTAGATTCGGCAACGCTCTTGGAAATCGTTGACGTTAATGAATCCTCCAAACACGATGAATCCGATCAGTTTTTTAGAAACGTGATTAATCTCACACACGGTCCTCAAATCAAATCGTTACTGCTGTGTAGCCAACACAACGATCAGTTGATTCTGAAGATCCAACATCTGACATGTGATGCTGGAGGCTTAAAATCACTGGTGAATCTCTTATTCGATATCTATGGCAAGTTAGGTGAGCATCCAGCCTATACTCCTGTCACGAATACCGGTTCCAGGAGTCTTCATCAAGTCTATGGCCGCTTTGCGTATTTAGATTTACTGAGAATTGCTGTGCGTGGCATGAAGGAGGTCTTGATGCTCTCGTTTCCTGCTCAGTGTATTACCTATCCAGCGAATCGGAATCAAGACGGCAAGTTATGTTATGTGTTGAAGCGTTTTTCAGCGGAACGGGTGGTCACAATCAAGGAATATGCCCGACAACACGGCGTGACCATCAACGATCTCTTTGCATGCGCCCTCTTAAGGGCCATGGTGAAACAACTTGGTGTCAAGAACACAGGATGGTTACGGTTGGTTGGCACGGTTGACCTTCGTCGATACTTGCGTGGCGGAAAGACGGAGGGATTGTGTCAAATGTCCGGTGCCTATGCCATAACCATTCCAGTAGGGCACTGTCATCAAGATTGTGATACACTGAGCATTATTACAGAAAAAATGGATGACTATAAACAGCATGATATTGGGTTAGGATTCTTTTTAATATACTGGCTGAGCACCCGATTATATCCATTTTTTCTGTTTAACCGGGGAGGACGTGTATTCACTAAAATGGGACAATGGCTCGACAATATTTCACTTGGTTTTACTAATTTGGGGGTAATTGATATCCAAACACACCATTGCCCATCACTCCATGTTGTGTCTGCTGAAATGCTATGCCCCGGAGTGGTACCTCCTAATTTTATTTGTGCGCTCTCTGGTTTTAAAGGGATGCTGACACTCAATGCAGGAGTGTTTGACTCCTCAATTCCAAAAGAAAAAATTGAGGAATTGTTCACTCTCGTTGAGCAGGAATTGCCCAAATA
- a CDS encoding sodium:solute symporter family protein, with translation MDLKLMTYLVVGATFALYMFIAFRARAGTTGEFYVAGKGVHPVLNGMATGADWMSAASFISMAGLIAFKGYDASVFLMGWTGGYCLLAMLLAPYLRKYGKFTVPEFIGDRYYSNTARVVAVICLIVASLTYVIGQMKGVGVAFSRFLELPYEVGLGVGMVIVFIYAVLGGMKGVTYTQIAQYCVLIFAYTVPAVFISLQLTDNPLPQLGLGAELNDGSGMFLLEKLDKTLVDLGFTQYTTQNGSTLNIFLYTLTLMIGTAGLPHVITRFFTVPKVKDARSSVGWSLVFIAILYTTAPGVGAMARLNLMETIRPTTTAQAGQQEAGEWLKYEERPTWFKNWEKTGLLKHEDKNGDGRIQYVGPHYKGLENEMVKVDRDIMVLANPEIAKLPNWVIALVAAGGIAAALSTAAGLLLAISSSISHDLLKGIIAKNMSDKKELMAGRIAMAGAIAVAGYFGLNPPGFAAQVVALAFGLAASSIFPALMMGVFVKRVNNIGAVCGMLSGLGITLVYIFWFKGWFFMADTAMAANTPENWFLGISPEAFGAVGALVNFTIAYLVSRITPEPPEHIQHLVEDIRVPGVAQR, from the coding sequence ATGGACTTGAAATTAATGACCTACTTGGTCGTGGGTGCAACCTTTGCCCTCTACATGTTTATTGCCTTTCGGGCACGGGCCGGTACAACCGGTGAGTTTTATGTTGCCGGTAAAGGTGTGCATCCGGTGCTTAACGGAATGGCCACTGGCGCAGATTGGATGTCTGCGGCTTCCTTTATCTCCATGGCCGGGTTGATCGCCTTTAAAGGGTATGATGCATCGGTTTTTTTGATGGGCTGGACCGGCGGTTATTGCCTGCTGGCCATGCTCCTGGCACCCTATCTCCGAAAGTACGGTAAATTTACCGTCCCCGAATTTATCGGTGACCGGTACTATTCCAATACTGCTCGAGTCGTCGCGGTTATCTGCCTGATTGTGGCCTCGCTGACCTATGTTATCGGCCAGATGAAGGGTGTTGGCGTAGCCTTTTCCCGCTTTCTTGAACTCCCCTATGAAGTCGGCCTCGGTGTCGGCATGGTTATTGTTTTTATCTACGCTGTGCTTGGCGGGATGAAGGGCGTTACCTACACTCAGATCGCTCAGTACTGCGTTTTGATCTTTGCCTATACCGTACCTGCGGTTTTTATCTCCCTTCAGCTCACCGATAATCCCCTGCCCCAGCTTGGCTTGGGAGCAGAGCTGAATGATGGATCCGGGATGTTCCTGCTGGAGAAGCTGGACAAAACCTTGGTTGACCTTGGTTTCACCCAGTATACCACCCAGAACGGCAGCACCCTGAATATCTTCTTGTATACGCTGACCTTAATGATCGGTACAGCAGGTCTGCCCCATGTTATCACCCGCTTTTTCACCGTGCCCAAGGTAAAGGATGCCCGCTCTTCCGTAGGCTGGTCCTTAGTCTTCATTGCTATTCTGTACACCACTGCCCCTGGTGTAGGTGCTATGGCTCGGCTGAACCTGATGGAAACCATTCGTCCGACCACGACTGCTCAGGCTGGCCAACAAGAAGCGGGAGAATGGCTCAAATACGAGGAACGTCCAACCTGGTTTAAAAACTGGGAAAAAACCGGCCTGCTAAAGCATGAAGATAAAAACGGTGACGGCAGGATTCAGTATGTAGGCCCTCATTATAAAGGTCTTGAAAACGAGATGGTCAAGGTGGATCGGGACATTATGGTTCTGGCCAATCCTGAGATCGCTAAGCTGCCCAACTGGGTCATCGCCTTAGTTGCAGCCGGTGGTATTGCTGCGGCGCTGTCCACAGCTGCCGGACTGCTGCTGGCCATATCCTCTTCCATTTCTCATGATCTGCTCAAAGGCATTATTGCAAAAAACATGAGCGATAAGAAGGAGCTGATGGCTGGTCGTATCGCTATGGCTGGCGCCATTGCTGTTGCTGGTTACTTCGGTCTTAATCCTCCGGGATTCGCCGCCCAGGTTGTTGCTCTGGCTTTTGGCTTGGCTGCATCCTCTATCTTCCCGGCCCTGATGATGGGAGTCTTTGTTAAACGAGTCAATAATATCGGTGCGGTCTGCGGTATGCTGTCCGGTCTCGGTATTACGCTGGTTTATATTTTCTGGTTCAAAGGCTGGTTCTTTATGGCAGACACAGCGATGGCTGCCAATACTCCAGAGAACTGGTTCCTTGGTATTTCTCCGGAAGCCTTTGGCGCAGTTGGTGCCCTGGTGAACTTTACTATCGCCTACCTGGTATCGCGCATTACCCCGGAACCTCCAGAGCATATTCAGCATTTGGTTGAAGATATTCGAGTTCCTGGAGTTGCTCAGCGATAA
- a CDS encoding DUF4212 domain-containing protein, which translates to MSSDSQEYWKANIRLVMGCLAVWFIVSYGCGILFAPALNSIHILGGYPLGFWFAQQGSIYSFVILVFFYAWRMNRLDIKFGVQED; encoded by the coding sequence ATGAGCAGTGATTCGCAGGAATACTGGAAAGCGAACATTCGTCTCGTCATGGGATGTCTGGCGGTCTGGTTTATCGTGTCCTACGGTTGCGGAATACTCTTTGCCCCGGCATTGAACAGCATTCATATCTTGGGCGGATATCCGCTCGGTTTTTGGTTTGCTCAACAAGGGTCTATTTACAGCTTTGTCATACTCGTCTTTTTTTATGCCTGGCGTATGAATCGACTGGATATTAAATTTGGCGTTCAGGAAGACTAA
- a CDS encoding 3'-5' exonuclease, producing MFSLLKPLRRLLSLPPPHPVLLRNREQFADFKQGNPLNDYTFVVCDTELTGLNKRKDEIISIGAVRVVNLQIQLDQTFHRYIRPTNINPNEATLIHRITPEELKKADSAQDVLPEFIEFCESSLIVGHFIGLDMHFLNKMSRQILGGTLSNPGIDTLRLARRFKDSGRTDHYGHHDHASSYTLDALTKEFNLPVFKPHDALEDALQTAYLFLYLLKKFRDGGINSLKELYQAGRIRS from the coding sequence ATGTTTTCCTTGCTCAAACCCCTCAGGAGGCTACTTTCTCTGCCTCCTCCGCACCCTGTCCTGCTCAGAAATAGAGAGCAGTTTGCTGATTTTAAGCAGGGGAACCCCCTGAATGACTACACCTTTGTGGTCTGCGACACCGAACTCACCGGTCTGAATAAACGCAAAGATGAGATCATCTCCATCGGTGCTGTTCGTGTTGTTAATTTACAGATTCAGCTTGACCAGACCTTTCATCGTTATATCCGCCCAACAAATATCAATCCCAATGAGGCAACTCTTATTCATCGGATTACGCCGGAGGAATTAAAAAAGGCGGACAGTGCTCAGGACGTGTTGCCGGAGTTTATTGAATTTTGCGAGAGCAGTCTGATAGTCGGTCATTTTATCGGGTTAGATATGCATTTTCTCAATAAAATGTCCCGTCAAATTTTGGGCGGAACCCTGTCCAATCCTGGGATTGACACTCTGCGGCTCGCCCGCAGGTTCAAGGACAGTGGCAGGACCGATCACTACGGACATCATGACCACGCCTCATCGTATACCCTTGATGCACTCACCAAAGAATTCAACCTCCCTGTTTTTAAGCCCCATGACGCGTTAGAAGATGCTTTGCAAACAGCCTATCTTTTTTTATACCTTCTGAAAAAATTTCGAGATGGCGGCATTAACTCCTTGAAAGAGTTATATCAAGCCGGAAGAATTCGCAGCTGA
- a CDS encoding DUF294 nucleotidyltransferase-like domain-containing protein, whose translation MAADAHSLAPEVVVEFLSKIMPFNELDHETLHRVARHVKVDFFPKGTRLLHAGETEVNYLYLIQQGGMKSFIVDDEGEITLKDYRGEGAYIGALGLIRGTKASLDVETVEDTFCFLLPKAVFLDLINTQPGFSQYYLKSFSEKFVATAYAELRQHKMTRRNDENLHLFTMEVGDIVKQPPRTISADSTIQQAAKKMAGFRIASLLVHQPGDEEKIIGIITHRDMSNKVLAPGLDYNEPVRRIMSSPVATVLSQATCFDALLEMMSGSRHHLAVERRGKIIGLVTSHDITLIQGSSPYSLFKEVGKQKEISGLYPLSKKIPGMVRNLIKEGAKPGNISRMISILNDHILDKLLYLLEEELGPPPLAYCWLLMGSEGRREQTFKTDQDNAIIYADPKDEQQRKAAEEYFARFARKAIDHLVECGYPLCPGEIMAVNPKWCQPLSIWKRYFEAWVGSPDPQEILHATIFFDFRAGFGKAALADELRQHLSTLTERQELYLLHLANQCLAARTPLSFFKNFIVEKNGEHKNKLDIKRQGITPFVNFARVLALKHGVRETNTLARLHVLAKENILNETLWIKAVDAYEMQMQLRIIHQLHQLEAEAEPDNHITPDELSELEKRMLRDAFQVIDRLHNVLKTRFPSP comes from the coding sequence ATGGCAGCAGATGCACACTCCTTGGCCCCTGAAGTCGTGGTTGAATTTCTCTCCAAAATCATGCCGTTTAACGAGCTTGATCATGAGACCCTTCATCGTGTGGCCCGGCATGTAAAGGTGGATTTTTTTCCGAAAGGAACTCGGTTGCTCCATGCCGGTGAGACGGAGGTCAATTACCTCTATCTTATTCAGCAGGGCGGGATGAAATCGTTTATCGTGGACGACGAAGGGGAGATCACCCTGAAGGATTATCGCGGCGAAGGGGCGTATATAGGTGCTCTTGGTCTCATTCGCGGCACCAAAGCCAGCCTTGATGTGGAAACCGTTGAGGACACCTTCTGCTTTCTCCTGCCTAAAGCAGTCTTTCTTGACCTGATTAACACCCAACCCGGTTTTTCCCAATATTATCTGAAAAGTTTTTCTGAAAAATTTGTCGCCACCGCCTATGCTGAATTGCGCCAGCATAAAATGACCCGGCGCAACGATGAAAATCTCCACCTGTTTACCATGGAGGTCGGAGATATCGTCAAGCAACCCCCACGCACAATCTCCGCCGACAGTACCATCCAGCAGGCGGCAAAAAAAATGGCCGGTTTTCGTATAGCTTCCCTGCTCGTTCACCAACCCGGTGACGAGGAAAAAATAATCGGGATTATCACTCATCGGGATATGAGCAATAAGGTTCTTGCTCCAGGGCTTGATTATAACGAGCCGGTCCGTCGCATTATGTCCTCGCCGGTGGCCACGGTGCTGTCACAGGCAACTTGTTTTGATGCCTTGCTCGAAATGATGTCCGGCTCCAGGCATCATCTTGCCGTTGAACGACGCGGAAAAATCATAGGGCTCGTTACCTCACATGATATTACCCTGATCCAGGGGAGTTCTCCCTATTCCCTGTTCAAGGAGGTAGGTAAGCAAAAAGAAATTTCAGGGCTTTATCCTCTCTCCAAAAAAATACCGGGAATGGTTCGCAACCTGATCAAAGAAGGAGCCAAGCCTGGCAATATTTCTCGGATGATCTCAATTCTTAACGATCACATACTGGACAAACTCCTCTACCTGTTGGAAGAAGAATTAGGGCCTCCCCCTTTGGCCTATTGCTGGCTCCTTATGGGGTCCGAGGGCCGACGGGAGCAGACTTTTAAAACCGATCAGGACAACGCCATTATTTATGCGGACCCAAAGGATGAGCAACAGCGGAAGGCTGCTGAAGAGTATTTCGCTCGTTTTGCCCGTAAGGCCATTGATCACCTTGTCGAATGCGGCTACCCCCTGTGTCCGGGAGAGATCATGGCGGTCAACCCGAAATGGTGTCAGCCGCTCTCGATCTGGAAGAGATATTTTGAAGCCTGGGTAGGCTCTCCTGATCCTCAGGAGATCCTGCATGCCACCATATTCTTCGACTTCCGGGCTGGCTTCGGCAAAGCAGCCCTTGCTGATGAACTGCGTCAGCACCTGAGCACACTCACGGAGAGACAGGAACTCTACCTGCTCCACCTTGCCAACCAATGCCTGGCTGCCAGGACACCGCTGTCCTTTTTCAAAAATTTCATCGTGGAAAAAAACGGTGAACATAAAAACAAATTGGACATCAAGCGCCAGGGGATAACACCCTTTGTTAATTTTGCCAGGGTACTCGCCCTTAAACATGGTGTCAGGGAAACCAACACCTTGGCCCGTCTGCATGTCCTTGCCAAAGAAAATATTCTCAATGAGACCTTATGGATCAAAGCTGTTGATGCCTATGAAATGCAGATGCAGCTCCGAATCATTCATCAGCTGCACCAGTTGGAAGCAGAGGCAGAACCGGACAACCATATTACCCCGGATGAGCTGTCAGAGCTAGAAAAACGAATGCTCCGGGATGCTTTTCAGGTCATTGACCGATTGCATAATGTTCTCAAGACAAGATTCCCTTCTCCCTGA
- a CDS encoding site-specific integrase: protein MNCTMPSDPHFNLLYQKHIKHLKLNGLQPKTIDAYSRSIRRIGNYFECQIDNLTSDQLLDYFNELLDCRSWSAVKLDLYGLKFFYSRVLNRTWEDIP, encoded by the coding sequence ATGAACTGCACGATGCCAAGCGATCCACACTTCAATCTGCTTTATCAAAAACATATCAAACATCTGAAACTTAACGGCTTACAACCAAAGACCATTGATGCCTATTCACGGTCGATCAGGCGAATCGGCAATTATTTCGAGTGTCAAATCGACAATCTCACATCCGACCAGCTCCTTGATTACTTTAACGAACTTTTGGATTGTCGCTCATGGAGCGCAGTCAAGCTCGACCTGTATGGGCTGAAGTTCTTTTATTCCAGGGTGCTGAACAGAACCTGGGAGGATATCCCCTGA
- a CDS encoding transposase zinc-binding domain-containing protein: MILLSTIINRFKEQFLAQYQAFVLPSHKKALWAMAKCRTEHSLQMLARCANHECGTEIYIPHSCGHRNCPHCQNHESSNWIEKQLNKRLPAPYFLVTFTLPAQLRDLAWRNQKIVYSQMFASVKETLKTFTANDKKLGGEAGFTAILHTHARNLDHHPHIHVVMPGASINKKQGCGIKRGLNTSLTTRPWQRFFGQRCLRP; the protein is encoded by the coding sequence ATGATTTTGCTCTCCACGATTATTAATCGATTCAAGGAACAGTTTTTAGCGCAATATCAGGCTTTCGTTCTGCCCAGCCACAAAAAAGCGCTGTGGGCCATGGCCAAGTGCAGGACGGAACACAGCCTGCAGATGCTTGCGCGGTGTGCGAACCATGAATGCGGAACAGAAATCTATATTCCTCATTCCTGCGGCCATAGAAACTGTCCGCACTGTCAGAACCATGAAAGCAGCAACTGGATCGAAAAGCAACTGAACAAGCGGCTGCCGGCTCCCTATTTTCTGGTTACCTTTACCCTGCCTGCTCAACTCAGGGATCTTGCCTGGAGAAATCAGAAAATCGTTTATTCACAGATGTTCGCTTCGGTCAAAGAGACTCTGAAAACCTTTACTGCAAATGACAAAAAACTCGGCGGAGAAGCGGGATTTACCGCTATCCTCCATACCCATGCAAGAAATCTTGATCATCACCCCCACATCCATGTGGTCATGCCCGGAGCAAGCATCAACAAAAAACAGGGTTGTGGCATAAAAAGGGGGCTGAATACCTCTTTAACCACAAGGCCTTGGCAAAGGTTTTTCGGGCAAAGATGCTTACGGCCATAG
- a CDS encoding transposase produces the protein MAKVFRAKMLTAIVEQGLKLPKDCPEKWVVDCKSVGNGDKAIIYLGKYLYRGVIQEKDILKCENGMVTFRYLHAKTGKYRSREVTGEEFLSLLMLHVLPKGFRRARCYGFLHPCSKKLIRFLQLVLRVNPFTLFSAEQPKKAAIICPNCGAEMKIIRTRVRKPPPLRPAVCIA, from the coding sequence TTGGCAAAGGTTTTTCGGGCAAAGATGCTTACGGCCATAGTTGAGCAAGGCCTGAAACTGCCAAAGGATTGCCCGGAAAAGTGGGTTGTCGACTGCAAGAGCGTCGGCAACGGAGACAAGGCGATCATCTATCTCGGCAAATATCTCTACCGGGGCGTAATTCAGGAAAAGGATATCCTGAAGTGCGAAAACGGCATGGTTACCTTCAGGTATCTTCACGCCAAAACCGGCAAATACAGGTCCAGGGAGGTGACCGGAGAAGAATTCCTCTCTCTGCTCATGCTGCACGTCTTGCCCAAAGGGTTTCGCAGGGCACGCTGTTACGGTTTTCTGCATCCGTGCAGCAAAAAGCTCATCCGATTTCTCCAACTGGTGCTTAGGGTCAACCCGTTTACATTATTCAGTGCTGAGCAACCCAAAAAAGCTGCTATCATCTGCCCGAACTGCGGGGCGGAAATGAAAATCATTCGGACTAGGGTGAGGAAGCCGCCTCCTCTCCGGCCAGCTGTTTGCATCGCATAA
- a CDS encoding DUF4263 domain-containing protein yields the protein MLKSNPAVLVNCLKFLKSGNHGAWVIPQQQIKPSVGKSDKGHIPDYILGGNSSDGFSWFVLELKGVEHKLFKVDGNKKLYLTSVLNAAVCQTLEYIDYCAEHQSYLRDGLKLNDFREPKGLILIGKEGEVENDSRLQKAKAAWNRYLGPKIEIRTYDSLLRIAKQEYNFQNK from the coding sequence ATACTAAAGAGCAACCCTGCGGTACTTGTAAATTGTTTAAAATTTTTAAAATCAGGTAACCATGGTGCATGGGTTATTCCTCAGCAGCAAATCAAACCGTCAGTAGGAAAAAGTGATAAAGGGCACATTCCTGACTATATACTAGGTGGCAATAGTTCTGATGGTTTCTCCTGGTTTGTATTAGAACTCAAGGGCGTAGAACACAAATTGTTTAAGGTCGATGGCAATAAGAAACTGTATTTAACTTCTGTTTTGAATGCTGCGGTTTGTCAGACACTTGAGTATATAGATTATTGTGCTGAACACCAGTCCTACCTTAGAGATGGACTTAAGCTAAATGATTTCAGGGAACCAAAAGGTTTAATTCTTATTGGGAAAGAAGGTGAAGTTGAAAATGATAGTAGACTTCAAAAAGCAAAAGCTGCTTGGAATAGATATTTAGGGCCAAAAATTGAAATACGTACTTATGACTCACTGTTACGAATAGCTAAGCAAGAATATAATTTTCAAAACAAATGA
- the ricT gene encoding regulatory iron-sulfur-containing complex subunit RicT → MTENKEPQAVEPLFSNSADVDDCGEKKYFYRIRFREQGQEYTALSIASDLCNGDVVTVEAEQCPEPVTIISRTSGVTEPNIKRGFSYKILRRANSEERKKYEYLPVLEKQAATFCRECIKKHSLSMHLVRAERFFNGSKVIFYFTAENRVDFRELVKDLVQEFRTRVEMRQIGVRHETKMTGGIGACGRELCCTSFLQKFDSVSIKMAKTQDLPLNPAKISGVCNRLLCCLTYEFENYKTIKQEMPRVGRLLNYEGSVYRVVRIFALQGTVLAVSREEGELLMTEEQWRAATPVSRQPPKKGKAKGGGKGQQRKKNKKDET, encoded by the coding sequence ATGACGGAAAATAAAGAACCACAAGCTGTTGAACCGCTTTTCAGTAATTCGGCAGATGTCGATGATTGCGGGGAGAAAAAATATTTTTATCGTATTCGTTTTCGGGAACAAGGGCAGGAATACACCGCCCTGAGCATTGCATCTGATTTATGCAATGGTGATGTTGTGACGGTGGAGGCAGAGCAATGTCCTGAGCCGGTGACTATTATCAGTAGAACATCAGGAGTAACGGAACCGAATATCAAAAGGGGTTTTTCCTATAAAATCCTCCGGCGTGCAAACTCGGAGGAAAGGAAAAAGTACGAGTATCTGCCGGTCCTGGAAAAACAGGCTGCCACCTTTTGTCGGGAATGTATAAAAAAGCATTCGTTATCCATGCACCTGGTCCGGGCGGAACGTTTTTTTAACGGCTCTAAGGTGATTTTTTATTTTACTGCGGAAAATCGGGTGGATTTCCGAGAGCTGGTCAAGGACCTAGTTCAGGAATTTCGCACCAGGGTTGAAATGCGCCAGATCGGGGTCCGGCACGAGACCAAGATGACCGGTGGCATCGGGGCCTGTGGTCGCGAGCTCTGTTGTACTTCGTTTTTGCAGAAGTTTGATTCTGTCTCCATCAAAATGGCGAAGACCCAGGATCTGCCCCTGAATCCGGCTAAGATTTCCGGGGTCTGCAACCGGCTGCTCTGCTGTTTGACCTATGAGTTTGAGAACTACAAAACGATTAAGCAGGAAATGCCTCGTGTCGGTCGCCTGCTGAATTACGAAGGATCGGTCTATCGGGTGGTGCGAATTTTTGCCCTGCAAGGCACGGTATTGGCTGTGTCCCGCGAGGAGGGAGAGTTGTTGATGACCGAGGAGCAGTGGCGGGCAGCAACTCCGGTGAGCCGTCAACCGCCGAAAAAAGGCAAGGCCAAGGGAGGCGGAAAAGGCCAGCAGCGGAAGAAAAACAAAAAAGATGAAACATAG
- the holB gene encoding DNA polymerase III subunit delta', which yields MPFSSIIGQPKAVNLLTRALNGNRLAHGYLFVGPGGVGKTTTAHALAAHLFCQTAEASSPCGHCSSCVKVRSGNHPDLLTIRPEGAGIKIQQIRELKKSLSFPPFEAEMRIIIIEDTQTMKREAGNSLLKILEEPPPNNLLLLVAADSEPLLDTIVSRCQVIPFMTLPVEQAVAIIQRNHPEFATEEAEALAKLTGGCPGQAGTLYNDEVLLLHKECIQALSADNGNQAESLEQALYLAGRLAELKDGLDQLFDLLALSLKENMIALLSENKKTDPDVPSAAREGARERWNLQRLSAMVDAVDAARRQLARNCNRALVCEVLLLELFA from the coding sequence ATGCCTTTTTCGTCAATTATCGGCCAGCCCAAGGCGGTCAACCTGCTCACCCGTGCTCTCAACGGCAATCGTCTGGCGCATGGGTATCTCTTTGTCGGCCCTGGCGGGGTTGGCAAAACCACAACAGCCCATGCCTTGGCAGCACACCTCTTTTGTCAGACAGCGGAGGCCAGCTCTCCCTGCGGCCATTGCAGCAGCTGTGTCAAGGTGCGCTCTGGCAATCATCCTGATCTGTTGACCATCAGACCCGAAGGAGCCGGGATCAAGATCCAGCAAATCCGTGAGCTGAAAAAAAGCCTTTCCTTCCCTCCTTTTGAAGCGGAGATGCGGATTATCATCATTGAAGATACGCAGACCATGAAGCGGGAAGCCGGCAATAGTCTGCTCAAGATCCTGGAAGAACCTCCTCCCAATAATCTCTTGCTGCTGGTAGCGGCAGACTCTGAGCCTCTTCTGGACACCATCGTCTCAAGATGTCAGGTCATTCCCTTTATGACTTTGCCCGTAGAGCAGGCTGTTGCAATTATTCAGCGCAATCACCCCGAGTTTGCTACAGAAGAGGCCGAGGCGCTGGCCAAGTTGACCGGAGGATGTCCGGGGCAGGCTGGGACCCTGTACAATGATGAGGTCCTGCTCCTGCACAAGGAATGCATCCAGGCCCTGTCGGCGGATAACGGGAACCAGGCTGAATCGCTAGAGCAGGCCCTTTACCTAGCCGGTCGCCTTGCTGAACTCAAGGACGGGCTGGATCAACTCTTTGATCTCCTTGCCCTCTCCTTGAAAGAAAATATGATTGCCCTGCTCAGTGAAAACAAGAAAACTGATCCGGATGTCCCCTCAGCAGCAAGAGAGGGAGCAAGAGAGCGCTGGAATTTGCAGCGTCTTTCTGCTATGGTGGACGCTGTTGACGCTGCTCGTCGTCAACTGGCCAGGAATTGTAATCGGGCCTTGGTTTGCGAAGTTTTACTGCTGGAACTCTTTGCTTGA